A genomic segment from Acidimicrobiales bacterium encodes:
- a CDS encoding flippase activity-associated protein Agl23 produces the protein MGAIGRWRAAAAITALSAVAHLWRLGQRPLAHDEAIDAFFSWQARSGGIMRYDPVYHGPLRFYLEGAVLGNLGTSAFHARLVAALAGIAATALLAGSTRTLGRVGAPVAALLFTVSPTVLTVTRTGREDSLVALVSIGLLLVVARALTEPRPWHLVAGGALLAASFGLKETTFLFGLNALVFFLLGGAAALRRPGAARDAARRVGALGTQPWVWTLCAFAVTFMVIFTSGFRYAEGLESGLLDGVRYWWSQHDVGRGGQPWFFYLAVYAGYEWLIGGVAAIGVVVVVARRRSLVGAWFVAMAVGQAALYSWAGEKFAWLALHPLLPTVLLAGLGAQAVADRVRAPAARRALATVAAVGVAITAVVAVRPAITDGADPRELLVTVQTSVDVPPIVDRLAAGQRDGTIDSIIVDQSGGGSWPWAWYLHDLENVSYGTLDPEVLPTDFDAMILLALELPPEAPAGYRVERFRLREWWVPDYANAGAGDLLRWFATREVWSPTASADQYLVIREADR, from the coding sequence GTGGGCGCGATCGGGCGATGGCGGGCGGCGGCGGCGATCACCGCCCTGTCGGCGGTGGCCCACCTGTGGCGGCTCGGGCAGCGCCCGCTGGCCCACGACGAGGCCATCGACGCCTTCTTCTCGTGGCAGGCCCGCAGCGGCGGGATCATGCGCTACGACCCCGTCTACCACGGTCCGTTGCGCTTCTACCTCGAGGGCGCCGTCCTGGGGAACCTCGGCACCAGCGCCTTCCACGCCCGGCTGGTGGCGGCCCTGGCCGGCATCGCCGCCACCGCGCTGCTCGCCGGGTCGACCCGCACGCTCGGGCGGGTCGGGGCCCCGGTGGCCGCCCTGCTGTTCACGGTGAGCCCCACCGTGCTGACCGTGACCCGGACCGGGCGGGAGGACTCCCTGGTCGCCCTGGTCAGCATCGGCCTGCTGCTGGTGGTGGCCCGAGCCCTGACCGAGCCCCGGCCGTGGCACCTGGTCGCCGGTGGCGCGCTGCTGGCCGCCAGCTTCGGGCTGAAGGAGACCACGTTCCTGTTCGGCCTGAACGCGCTGGTGTTCTTCCTCCTGGGCGGGGCCGCCGCCCTCCGGCGCCCGGGCGCGGCCCGGGATGCGGCGCGGCGGGTGGGCGCCCTCGGGACCCAGCCGTGGGTGTGGACGCTGTGCGCCTTCGCCGTCACCTTCATGGTGATCTTCACCTCCGGGTTCCGCTACGCCGAAGGCCTCGAGTCGGGGCTCCTCGACGGGGTGCGGTACTGGTGGAGCCAGCACGACGTCGGCCGGGGAGGACAGCCCTGGTTCTTCTACCTCGCCGTCTACGCCGGCTACGAGTGGCTGATCGGGGGGGTGGCGGCCATCGGCGTGGTGGTGGTGGTGGCCCGGCGGCGGTCCCTGGTGGGGGCGTGGTTCGTGGCCATGGCCGTCGGCCAGGCGGCCCTCTACTCCTGGGCCGGGGAGAAGTTCGCCTGGCTGGCGCTGCACCCCCTGCTGCCGACGGTGCTGCTGGCCGGGCTCGGGGCCCAGGCCGTGGCCGACCGCGTCCGCGCCCCCGCGGCCCGCCGCGCCCTGGCCACGGTGGCCGCGGTGGGGGTGGCGATCACCGCCGTGGTCGCCGTCCGCCCGGCCATCACCGACGGGGCCGACCCCCGAGAGCTGCTGGTGACCGTGCAGACGTCGGTCGACGTCCCGCCCATCGTCGACCGCCTGGCCGCCGGGCAGCGCGACGGCACCATCGACTCCATCATCGTCGACCAGTCCGGCGGCGGCTCCTGGCCCTGGGCCTGGTACCTCCACGACCTGGAGAACGTCAGCTACGGCACCCTCGACCCGGAGGTGCTCCCCACCGACTTCGACGCCATGATCCTCCTGGCCCTCGAGCTCCCGCCCGAGGCCCCCGCGGGGTACCGGGTCGAGCGGTTCCGCCTCCGCGAGTGGTGGGTGCCGGACTACGCCAACGCCGGCGCCGGCGACCTGCTCCGATGGTTCGCCACCCGCGAGGTCTGGAGCCCCACCGCCAGCGCCGACCAGTACCTGGTCATCCGTGAGGCCGACCGCTGA